In one window of Deltaproteobacteria bacterium DNA:
- a CDS encoding carboxypeptidase regulatory-like domain-containing protein produces MERVHPWARLIRSGDITGTVVCEEDITIPVEGAKVFIAGASFVAITDAEGTFKIYNVPRGTYDLAVESTEGMGSGQTEVKVYPRRVTRLAEPLVVKCETENEVGNDVPPPPVLESIVKLADDGSATRSFFGSEDKYQLTVRAEAGSLVHLFTSGDCADGTDYTQVTMPQGSGNVTLTFQVSLASFFSEISLSAENDLGMSDCAGPHQLSEALLME; encoded by the coding sequence ATGGAGAGAGTGCATCCCTGGGCGCGCCTGATTCGCAGCGGCGACATTACCGGCACAGTGGTTTGCGAAGAAGACATTACCATCCCGGTAGAAGGGGCAAAAGTCTTCATTGCAGGGGCATCCTTTGTTGCCATCACTGATGCAGAGGGCACGTTTAAAATCTACAACGTCCCCAGGGGAACTTATGACCTTGCCGTAGAATCTACTGAGGGCATGGGCAGTGGTCAAACTGAAGTAAAGGTGTATCCTCGAAGAGTGACTAGATTGGCAGAGCCGCTGGTGGTGAAGTGCGAAACTGAAAATGAAGTAGGCAACGATGTGCCCCCACCTCCAGTGTTAGAATCTATTGTAAAATTGGCTGACGATGGTTCAGCAACTCGGTCTTTTTTTGGCAGTGAAGACAAATACCAACTGACAGTCAGAGCAGAGGCTGGATCTTTGGTACATCTTTTCACCTCAGGAGACTGTGCAGACGGCACTGATTATACCCAGGTAACAATGCCGCAGGGCAGCGGCAATGTAACTCTCACCTTCCAGGTCTCTCTGGCATCCTTCTTTTCAGAAATATCCCTGAGTGCGGAAAACGATCTTGGCATGTCCGACTGTGCAGGTCCACACCAACTCTCAGAGGCCTTGCTCATGGAGTAG